The Heteronotia binoei isolate CCM8104 ecotype False Entrance Well chromosome 14, APGP_CSIRO_Hbin_v1, whole genome shotgun sequence genome has a window encoding:
- the CMTM3 gene encoding CKLF-like MARVEL transmembrane domain-containing protein 3 produces the protein MDRSEAEDPERPAASQSGIRLLLPSREFLLSRKGLLLLAEAALSFIVFICFIASKASSFLTVPLFTLLLALCFFFAYSLKLNEKFKATYWLLAYFLCCVVAAVIYFAISIAAVSKYSDGAAKAAGVFGFIATIVYAIDFYMTFNGLVTSLKQGDSSDAPEQHRSEEDVSDSDSD, from the exons ATGGACCGATCCGAAGCGGAAGATCCAGAGCGACCAGCAGCGTCGCAGTCCGGGATTCGCCTGCTCCTGCCCTCCAGGGAGTTCTTGCTGTCTCGCAAGGGGCTGCTGCTGCTAGCCGAGGCG GCGCTGTCCTTTATCGTTTTCATCTGCTTCATTGCTTCCAAAGCTTCCTCTTTCTTGACCGTGCCGCTGTTCACGTTGCTGCTGGCCCTGTGTTTCTTCTTTGCGTATTCCTTAAAGCTAAACGAGAAGTTCAAAGCAACCTACTGGCTTTTGGCG TATTTCTTGTGCTGCGTCGTTGCCGCTGTTATCTACTTCGCCATCTCGATTGCCGCGGTCTCCAAATACTCTGATGGGGCAGCGAAGGCAGCTGGA GTCTTTGGCTTTATTGCAACCATCGTGTACGCCATCGATTTCTACATGACCTTTAATGGCCTGGTGACATCGCTCAAGCAAGGGGATTCTTCCGATGCTCCTGAGCAGCACAGGTCAGAAG AGGATGTCTCTGACTCCGATTCAGACTAA